One window from the genome of Poecilia reticulata strain Guanapo linkage group LG9, Guppy_female_1.0+MT, whole genome shotgun sequence encodes:
- the prlrb gene encoding prolactin receptor b — protein sequence MRTHLGLVMLCVLSAAGVCSSTSAPESARQFDCRSREKETFSCWWEPGSDGGLPTEYRLFYKQEQSREVRECPDYLSAGANSCFFDKKHTSIWAEYLMTVVATNALGNASAQFQILDVMEYVKPDPPVNVTVVVNSSAPSPFLEIRWKSPPNVDVRTGWVTLKYELRVKQNDSKEWKTVDIGAETFFNFHNVDPGLLYMAQVRCKLDHGKWSEWSNAIFAKIPKNRQLEKYFWIFVFVFSLIPLLTAIYIIVLKRNVVKQCLLPPVPGPKIKGVDAQLLKSGQSEDVVKALMGNQNFPPMAAWTDQVEDFLLVSDSDEWLLTDSFASEKKKDIFIVPPGLHLRLEIQRRDSTVDLNTWEKTDVSKEETKSNFLNTESINLPIEKQECLNGEEVFIQPLADTSYVDIQQRPTLTDYSRVKEVNGDTILNEEEIPHGSDAVEVKSEVSVPDDYSRVKEVNSDVVFLEKGDSADGCCKEKEDHYTDWTNQKPMMPLESEISKGFCLKMIGSGYVDSVTAFSVK from the exons ATGAGGACGCACCTCGGTTTGGTTATGCTCTGTGTGCTGTCAGCAGCCGGAGTTTGCAGCA GTACATCTGCACCAGAGAGTGCCAGACAATTTGACTGCAGGTCCCGAGAGAAGGAGACATTTTCCTGCTGGTGGGAGCCAGGCTCTGACGGAGGGCTGCCGACTGAATATCGCCTCTTCTACAAGCAAGAACA ATCGAGAGAAGTCCGTGAGTGTCCGGACTACCTCTCTGCTGGAGCAAACTCGTGTTTCTTTGATAAGAAGCACACTTCCATCTGGGCTGAGTACCTCATGACGGTGGTGGCTACAAATGCCCTGGGGAACGCCTCGGCGCAGTTCCAGATATTGGATGTGATGGAATATG TGAAGCCCGACCCTCCTGTAAATGTCACAGTGGTGGTGAACAGCAGCGCTCCCAGTCCATTTCTTGAAATAAGATGGAAAAGTCCTCCAAACGTGGACGTCAGAACCGGCTGGGTCACCCTAAAATATGAGCTGAGGGTTAAACAAAACGACAGCAAGGAGTGGAAG ACAGTAGATATAGGTGCAGAAACCTTTTTCAACTTTCACAACGTTGACCCTGGGCTCCTCTACATGGCTCAGGTTCGCTGCAAGCTAGACCACGGAAAATGGAGTGAGTGGAGCAATGCAATATTTGCTAAAATTCCTAAAA ATCGTCAGCTTGAGAAATacttttggatttttgtttttgttttctccttgaTTCCTTTGTTGACAGCTATATACATCATAGTGCTGAAGAGGAATGT TGTGAAGCAGTGTCTCCTCCCTCCTGTTCCTGGTCCGAAGATAAAAGGAGTCGATGCTCAGCTTCTCAAG AGTGGTCAATCAGAAGACGTGGTGAAAGCTCTGATGGGGAACCAGAACTTTCCTCCCATGGCGGCCTGGACGGATCAGGTGGAGGACTTCCTGCTGGTGTCAGACAGTGACGAATGGCTGCTGACTGATTCCTTTGCATccgaaaaaaagaaagatatctTCATCGTTCCTCCCGGTTTACACTTAAGATTAGAAATCCAACGCAGGGACTCGACCGTGGATCTGAACACCTGGGAAAAAACCGATGTCAGcaaagaggaaacaaagagcAACTTTTTAAACACGGAGTCAATAAATCTGCCAATTGAGAAACAGGAATGTCTGAACGGAGAGGAAGTGTTCATCCAGCCCCTCGCAGACACCAGCTATGTGGACATCCAGCAGCGTCCGACACTGACTGACTACAGCAGGGTGAAAGAGGTGAACGGCGACACCATCCTCAACGAAGAAGAAATCCCTCACGGTTCGGACGCTGTAGAGGTGAAAAGTGAGGTGAGCGTGCCAGATGATTACAGCAGGGTCAAAGAGGTGAACAGCGACGTGGTTTTCCTGGAGAAAGGCGACTCTGCCGACGGATGCTGTAAGGAAAAAGAAGATCACTACACCGACTGGACCAATCAGAAACCGATGATGCCTCTCGAGAGCGAGATCAGCAAAGGGTTTTGCTTGAAAATGATCGGAAGCGGATATGTAGATTCTGTTACCGCCTTTTCCGTTAAGTAA